The window TTAAAAGGGGGATTACTATGTGGGAAGCCAACATACCAATTCACGAGGTTAGGGAAATCCGGGTCAAGACCACGGTTTTTCTAGGGGTCGGCGCCATCAAAAAAATCCATGACATAGCGGCTGAACTGAAACAAAAAAGAGGAATTGACAAGGTTGTGATTCTTACCGGGAAAGGGTCTTATAAAAGTACCGGGGCCTGGGACCATGTCAGCGCGGCATTGGAGAAAAACGGAATTCAGCACGTGCTGTACAACAAAGTAACGCCGAACCCCACTGTAGACCAGGTGGACGAGGCTGCTAAAATGGGTAAAGAACTAGGGGCCCAAGGCGTCATTGCCATCGGGGGCGGCAGTCCCATTGATGCGGCGAAGTCCGTAGCCATTCTATTGGCCTATCCGGGCAAAACCGCCCGGGATGTGTATGAATTTAAGTTTACACCGGATCAGGCGGTACCCATTGTAGCCATCAATCTGACCCACGGTACCGGTACAGAGGCCGACCGTTTTGCGGTGGTCAGCATTCCGGAAAAAGAACATAAACCGGCCATTGCCTATGACTGTATTTATCCGCTGTATTCCATTGACGACCCGGCTTTAATGACTAAGCTGCCGGAAAATCAAACCCGTTATGTTAGTATTGATGCTGTAAACCATATTGTGGAAGCTGCTACCAGCAAGGTTGCCAGCCCTTTTTCCATTATGCTGGCCAAAGAAACCGTTCGTTTGATTTCCGAGTATTTACCCAAAGCCCTGGCGCAGCCGGAGGATTTAACCGCCAGATACTACCTCCTTTATGCCTCTTTAATTGCCGGGGTGGCCTTTGATAACGGCATGCTGCACTTCACCCATGCCCTGGAGCATCCCTTAAGTGCCGTAAAACCGGATTTGGCCCATGGACTGGGACTGGCGGTTATCCTGCCTGCGGTGGTCAAGCAAATTTATCCTTCCTCCGCAGCCGTTCTGGCAGATGTCTTTTCGCCCATTATACCGGGCTTAAAAGGAGTCCCCGATGAGACAGAAAAGGCAGCCAAGGGAATTGAGCAATGGCTGGCCAGTGTGGGAATTACTTCTAAGCTGAAAGATCTGGGATTTACCGAAGGGGATGTGGAAAAATTAACGGATCTGGCCTTTAATACCCCCAGCCTGGATTTATTATTAAGTCTGGCCCCGGTGCCGGCAGACAGAGAGCGGGTTGCAGCCATTTACCACGATTCTCTTTAATCGAATATTTATCCTGTATAAAAGAGCTTCACTATGCGCTATAGTGAAGCTCTTTTGACTTATCCTGCTATAAAGTTTGACAGCACCTTTCCACTGCTGTAATCTAAAACAATAACCAGCCGGGGAAACGGGCAATCGCTTGAGTTCAGGAACGTGAATCTACATCCCAAACAAACTGGCTAAGAATTAACAAGATTGATCCAGTTTCAGTATTCGGGCGGCATTTTTGTACATGACCTTCTGGCGAACTTCATCCGTAAAGGGGAGCTTTTGATAGTTCTTCAAGGCGTCTTTAAAATGGACAAAGGGGTGGGCGCTGGCAAAGAGCAATTTGTCGCTGATGATGGTGTTGGCCCCCTGTACATACGCTTCGGACATCGGGAAGAATTCATATTCCGAGATATCCAGATACACATTGCTGTTTCTTTGAGCTACGGTAATCATTTCATTGACCCAAGGATAGGCGCCGTGGCTTACCACCATGGTCAGTTCCGGGAAATCCCGGGCTACAAAATCGATGTACCTGGGCGCAACGTGGTCAATAACCGCATTGGGAACCAGAGTGGCAGGTCCCGTAGTAATTACAATGGGAATATCCAATTCGCAGCATTTGGCATAGATAGGGTAGTATTTGGCGTCATTAACATAAATTTGAGCCAGGTAAGGGTCGATGGATGCCCCTTTTAATCCCAGTTGGTTAACAGAGCGGTTCAGCTCGTGGATGGCTGCCATGCCTTTATGAGGATCAAGACCGGCAAAACCAATAAATTTATCAGGGAATTGATTGACCATTTTGGCCACTCCATCGTTGCTGCCTTTCCACTGGTAGGTGGTTTCGGCGTCTCTTCCCAGAATAACGGCCTTATCTACACCATTTTGATTGAGTTCCTCAACAATTTCCGGAAGATCCTGGGTTTTGGTATTGGAGAAGCCAATCATATCGCATAAGGTTTTAAACATTTTACTTTCCCCGATGGCCATAACATCGGGCGTGTTGGGCCTAAACCGAAAATCAATGGTTTTCATGATCATTCTCCTTTGTTGTATAAATTGAAAACATGTGGAAGTGATCACAGTAGCATAAAGGGATAACAAATTGTCTATTCTAAAGACAGGAGTGATTTACAAAGGAGACATAGTGATGTTATGATGTCGCTATGACTTACTATTTATCATATACCGGACAAAAAAATTAATCAACCGGTATTTTTAAAAAAGGATAACCATGGATAAACGTCGAAATTCAAAGAAAATTTGGCGGGAGGCTGTTTCTTAGTGCTTGATAATAATAACCCGGTACCTTTGCATATACAGTTAAAAGAAATTTTGTTAAAAGAAATCCAGCAAGGGGTTTATAAAGAGAAAATTCCCAGTGAGAGAGAGTTGATCGATAAATACTCCGTAAGTCGTACCACTGTACGGGAGGCCGTAACCGCTTTGGTTTATGAAGGAGTATTGCAGAAGATTCACGGTAAAGGCACCTTTATTAATCAGTCCCCTTCAATCAATGAATGGTTGGGCTATCTAAGCAGCTTTACTGAAACCATTGAAAGAATGGGGATGAAATCCGGCGCACAACTGCTGGAGCAGGGAAGAGGTTCCGACGTAGAAATAGCGGAGACCCTTGGTGTGGAAGAATATTATTATATAAAAAGACTGCGGTTTGCCGACGACCAGCCGGTAGCCATAGAAAGGCACTACTATCCTTTAGAAGTGGGGCTTCTTTTGGAAAAATATGATCTAAATAAGGTTACCTTATATGAAAAGTTAGAAGCCGAAGGGATTAATTTACACCATGCGGAACAGAGAATAATGGCGGAGAGCCCCAGTACAGAGGATGCTAAATTACTGGGAATTTCTGATCATACATGTGTTTTAGTTGCACAACGTCTAATTACCAATCGACTGGGAAATCCCATCGAGTACTATCACAGTATTTATCGGGCAGACAAATATGCCTTTAGCTTAAAAATGTCCAGAGGAATGCGAGTGGGTTAAATCCGCTTGTAATAAAAATAATTTTCCAATTCACCCTGTTTGTCCTTATAAAAAGGGCGTTCAGGGTTTTTTTGTCGGCTAAATTACAAAAAATCATAAAAAAGTATTGCAAAAATATAAAAAATCAGTGTATATTCTTAGTAACTGGTAGTTATGTGATGATGTTATAACGTAATCACGTCATGGCGAACCCAAAGTTTGTTTGTGTTAGTGTTCACAGGTTCAAGCAAATCTAAAATTTAGAAAGGGGGCAAATTAGTCAAGTAAGGATATTTGGGTTAATCAGGGGAAGTAAAACATTTTTTGTGAAATGCTGATCACAGTAGCGTAAAAAGGGACAACTTATGGATCACAAAGAAATAGAACATGGCAACCTTGGCAGGAGTGATGGATAAACAAAGAACTGCAAGAAAAACTTCGACTCCAATAAAGGCATTATTTAATCGTTCTTACGGATGTAAGATTTGGAATACGACATAATTTAGGAGGATAAGCATGAAAGATAAAAAAATGATGCGTCGTATTGTTAGCGCCAGTTTAATCGGAGCCACTATCGAATGGTATGACTTTTTCCTCTACGGGGTTGTAGCCGGCATTGTCTTTAACAAATTGTATTTTCCCTCCGATGATCCTGTGGTTTCCACATTGCTTGCCTATGCTACTTTTGCCGTCGGTTTTATTACACGTCCACTGGGAGGCATTATCTTTGGACACTTTGGAGATAAGATCGGCCGCAAAAGTGTATTGGTTGCCACGCTGATGATCATGGGTGTTTCCACCGTATTGATCGGTTTAATTCCCACTTATGCACAAATTGGTATCTGGGCGCCGGTAATTCTGCTGCTCCTGCGGATTTTCCAGGGTATTGGTCTGGGCGGCGAATGGGGAGGCGCGGTGCTGATGACCTTTGAATCCGCTCCTGAATCGGAGCGTGGTTTTTACGCCAGCCTGCCCCAGATCGGATTGTCGCTGGGTCTGACACTGGCCTCCGGCGTTGTGGGGTTGTTGTCCTTTACGCTTTCGGATGCTCAGTTCATGGCCTGGGGATGGCGTGTTGCCTTTATCTTAAGCATTGTGCTGGTGGCGGTAGGAATGTATATCCGCCTGCATGTTATGGAGAGCCCGGAATTCCAGAAGGTAAAAAGCGAAAAAGCCGAAGTAAAGATTCCTTTTATGGAGTTATGGCGCGGTGGGTACGCAGCCAATATATTGGCCGGAATGGGTGCCCGATATATTGACGGGGTGTTCTTCAATGTATTTGCGGTTTTCTCCATCAGTTATCTAACCTCCAGCCTGAACATCGACCGTACCGATGCGTTAATGGGCGTTATGCTGGCCGCTATCGTCATGTGCTTTACCATTCCTTATTTTGGACGTCTTTCAGACCGTGTGGGTAGAGCCAAACTTTATTTGTACGGCAGCTTGATCACGGGTATTTCAGCCTTCCCGGCCTTTTGGCTGATGGCTCAAAGCGGCGGAAATATCACCTTGATTTGGCTCTCCATTATTATTCCCTTCGGAATCTTCTATGCTATGGTCTATGCCCCGGAAGCTGCGTTATTCTCAGATTTGTTTGACGCAAGAGTGCGCTATACGGGGATCTCCTTTGTCTATCAGTTCTCAGGAATTTTTGCCAGTGGTTTAACACCCATCATTGCCACAAGCTTATTGGCTCTCAACAACGGAAACGCCACTCTGCTTTGCGCCTATGTGGTCTTTGCCGGTGTCGTCAGCGCCTACTCGGCTGCCTGGATTCGCCGCAACCAAGGTCGTCAAAAACTGGAAAAGACCGTGAATATCTCATAGTGACCTTTTGTAATGTCCCAGTATTTATGAAGACTTTTAAAATTGTTGTTAACTGGTTGACAAAACAAAAATTAGGGTATAGGATAATGTCAACTGGTAATGACGTCATGATTAGATTAAATCCATGATGCCTGGGCTGAAATGTGATTGAACTATCATGTGCAAACAAAAGGCTACTAAGGAGGAATGATCATGAGTTCTTGTTGTAACGTATTGTCACCTCATGAACAAAGAATTCAGGAAGAAATGCAAGGAAAAGATGATTTTAAAAAAGGCAGGGAAAGGATTTATAAAATCCTGGAAAGCTTCAATACCCAGCGTCCCATCATCGATGTTGAAAGAGCAAAATATTTCACCGAATCCATGAAGGAAACCGAAGGGGAACTGCTGGTTTTAAGATGGTCCAAGGCTTTGCTGCATATTGCTAAAAATATGACCGTTTATATTGATGACCATAACCTGCTGGTGGGCAGAGGCGGTCAACCCGGCCGTTACGGCATGCTTTTTCCGGAGCTGGACGGAGACTTTTTGGACGTAGCCATTGAACAATTGCCCAGCCGGGTTGAGTCTCCTTTTAACATCAGCCAGGCAGACGCAGATATTGTTATCAACGAAATTGCTCCCTACTGGAAGGGAAAAACCTTTCATGAGGCACTGGCCCAAGCTCTGCCCGAAGATACTTTAAGGGTAACCTACGACCCCAAGGATGTTTTAAAATCCAGATTTATTGTCAACGAAACCGCTTCTTTCCGTTCCTCTATTCAATGGGTGCATGACTATGAGCGAGTATTAAAAAGAGGCTTCAAAGGCATTAAAGAAGAGGCTCAGCAAAAGCTCGCGGCTCTGGACCCCAACAGTCCGGTTAACAATAGGGAAAGGGCGCCTTATCTCCAGGCAGTGATCAATGTATGTGATGCTATTGTTCTTTGGGCTCACAGACATGCGGAACTGGCTGCGGAATTAGCTGCTAAGGAAACGGATGCCGTCCGCAAACAGGAGCTGCTGGAAATTTCCGAGATTTGCCGGTGGGTGCCTGAAAATCCCGCCCGCAACTTCCGTGAAGCGGTTCAGTCCCAATGGTTTACCCAAATGTTCTCCAGAATTGAACAAAAGACCGGCACCATTATTTCCAACGGACGCATGGATCAGTATTTCTACCCTTACTATAAAAAGGATCTGGAAGAAGGCCGCATCACCGAAGCAAAGGCCATGGAATTATTGGAATGCATGTGGGTTGCCATGGCTCAGTTCATCGACCTGTATGTGTCTCCCACCGGCGGCGCTTTCAATGAAGGCTATGCCCACTGGGAAGCAGTTACCATTGGCGGACAGACTCCGGATGGCCG is drawn from Desulforamulus ruminis DSM 2154 and contains these coding sequences:
- a CDS encoding iron-containing alcohol dehydrogenase — its product is MWEANIPIHEVREIRVKTTVFLGVGAIKKIHDIAAELKQKRGIDKVVILTGKGSYKSTGAWDHVSAALEKNGIQHVLYNKVTPNPTVDQVDEAAKMGKELGAQGVIAIGGGSPIDAAKSVAILLAYPGKTARDVYEFKFTPDQAVPIVAINLTHGTGTEADRFAVVSIPEKEHKPAIAYDCIYPLYSIDDPALMTKLPENQTRYVSIDAVNHIVEAATSKVASPFSIMLAKETVRLISEYLPKALAQPEDLTARYYLLYASLIAGVAFDNGMLHFTHALEHPLSAVKPDLAHGLGLAVILPAVVKQIYPSSAAVLADVFSPIIPGLKGVPDETEKAAKGIEQWLASVGITSKLKDLGFTEGDVEKLTDLAFNTPSLDLLLSLAPVPADRERVAAIYHDSL
- a CDS encoding amidohydrolase family protein translates to MKTIDFRFRPNTPDVMAIGESKMFKTLCDMIGFSNTKTQDLPEIVEELNQNGVDKAVILGRDAETTYQWKGSNDGVAKMVNQFPDKFIGFAGLDPHKGMAAIHELNRSVNQLGLKGASIDPYLAQIYVNDAKYYPIYAKCCELDIPIVITTGPATLVPNAVIDHVAPRYIDFVARDFPELTMVVSHGAYPWVNEMITVAQRNSNVYLDISEYEFFPMSEAYVQGANTIISDKLLFASAHPFVHFKDALKNYQKLPFTDEVRQKVMYKNAARILKLDQSC
- a CDS encoding GntR family transcriptional regulator; this translates as MLDNNNPVPLHIQLKEILLKEIQQGVYKEKIPSERELIDKYSVSRTTVREAVTALVYEGVLQKIHGKGTFINQSPSINEWLGYLSSFTETIERMGMKSGAQLLEQGRGSDVEIAETLGVEEYYYIKRLRFADDQPVAIERHYYPLEVGLLLEKYDLNKVTLYEKLEAEGINLHHAEQRIMAESPSTEDAKLLGISDHTCVLVAQRLITNRLGNPIEYYHSIYRADKYAFSLKMSRGMRVG
- a CDS encoding MFS transporter is translated as MKDKKMMRRIVSASLIGATIEWYDFFLYGVVAGIVFNKLYFPSDDPVVSTLLAYATFAVGFITRPLGGIIFGHFGDKIGRKSVLVATLMIMGVSTVLIGLIPTYAQIGIWAPVILLLLRIFQGIGLGGEWGGAVLMTFESAPESERGFYASLPQIGLSLGLTLASGVVGLLSFTLSDAQFMAWGWRVAFILSIVLVAVGMYIRLHVMESPEFQKVKSEKAEVKIPFMELWRGGYAANILAGMGARYIDGVFFNVFAVFSISYLTSSLNIDRTDALMGVMLAAIVMCFTIPYFGRLSDRVGRAKLYLYGSLITGISAFPAFWLMAQSGGNITLIWLSIIIPFGIFYAMVYAPEAALFSDLFDARVRYTGISFVYQFSGIFASGLTPIIATSLLALNNGNATLLCAYVVFAGVVSAYSAAWIRRNQGRQKLEKTVNIS